The stretch of DNA CAAGCTCCTTGAGGGAACCAGGGCCTGGAAAGCCTATCAAGATGAGCTGGTTTATGAAAGACATAGGCACCGCTATGAGTTTAATAATGCCTTCAAGCAGGATTTCTTGTCCAGGGGCTTTGTGTTTAGTGGAACCTCTCCCGATGATAGGCTTGTGGAAATAATTGAAATTAAGGACCATCCCTGGTTTGTTGCTACCCAGTTCCATCCTGAATTTAAATCTCGTCCTAATAGACCTCATCCCCTTTTCAGGGATTTTATTGGGGCAGCATTAGAGTACAATAAAACAGCAAAAATGCAGCAGTTTCAAGATATAGAAGAAAAAGGATGTATATAGGAGGAAAACTGTGGCCTGGACAGCTAGATTAATTGAAGAAGATGAAAAACACATATTCAACCAGTTTATTGCTAATTGTTCTAAAGGGCATATACTTCAATCCTATGAGTGGGGTCAGGTGAAGGCCCTTACCGGATGGAAGCCTTTTAGACTTGTTTTAGAAGAGGAAGGAAAAATAGCAGCTGCAGTAAGCCTGTTAAAAAGAGATATACCAGGAATCAAAAAGGGAATTTTCTATGCTCCTAGAGGTCCCGTATTGGATATAAAAAACCACTCCCTTTTCCTTTTCCTTATGGAGCAGGTTAAAAGCCTTGCCCTTAAAGAAAAAGTAATTTTTTTAAAAATTGATCCTGATATTCCAGCCACAGATGACGATTTTGGAGGACTTTTAAAGAAGGCCGGCTTTGTATCTGCTGAAAAGGGAGGAAACTTTGAAGGACTGCAGCCAAAATTTGTCTTTAGGTTAGATATAAAACCATCTGAAGAAGAGCTCATGGCAAGCTTTCATCAGAAAACACGCTATAATATACGCCTGGCAGATAAAAAGGAAGTAGAAATCAAAGAAAACTGTACAAAGGCAGACCTGCCTGACTTTTATAAAATACTGGTTGTTACAGCAGAGCGTGACAGGTTCTTAATACGTTCTTACGAGTATTTTGACATCATGTGGGAGCAGCTGGTGAAAAACAACCTGGCCAAGCTGTTCATGGCATACTATCAGGGAGAGCCAATTGCTGGAA from Desulfitibacter alkalitolerans DSM 16504 encodes:
- a CDS encoding lipid II:glycine glycyltransferase FemX, encoding MAWTARLIEEDEKHIFNQFIANCSKGHILQSYEWGQVKALTGWKPFRLVLEEEGKIAAAVSLLKRDIPGIKKGIFYAPRGPVLDIKNHSLFLFLMEQVKSLALKEKVIFLKIDPDIPATDDDFGGLLKKAGFVSAEKGGNFEGLQPKFVFRLDIKPSEEELMASFHQKTRYNIRLADKKEVEIKENCTKADLPDFYKILVVTAERDRFLIRSYEYFDIMWEQLVKNNLAKLFMAYYQGEPIAGTLAFIMGDKAWYIYGASANEHRNKMPNYLLQWTMIKWAKSRGCTLYDFRGVPGNLSEDSPIYGLYRFKKGFNADYTEFIGEYDLVFSPFYYKLWLVGEPLYSKNIKRLSTIKKRLRGK